The Candidatus Zixiibacteriota bacterium genome includes a window with the following:
- a CDS encoding cation transporter, with amino-acid sequence MRKAAILMIAALVLVLAGSQVFSGESCTAARKTSASAVAKTSDAKMSMASVNMTPEQCAQACGMSAEECKQFCADHQGCGFTRIDIKGMTGSGCEQAVTTALSKVEGVQKVLKVDHKEGYALVCTMMDKVKGDNLIKAISDKGYTAEIIPAATGTTVDNAAVKSGCDPKTCAASAKGGCCAGKGSKKTTDPH; translated from the coding sequence GTGAGAAAAGCTGCTATTCTGATGATTGCCGCCCTGGTGCTGGTTTTGGCCGGTAGTCAGGTGTTCAGCGGCGAATCCTGTACCGCCGCCAGGAAAACTTCCGCCAGTGCTGTTGCCAAAACGAGCGACGCCAAAATGTCGATGGCTTCAGTTAATATGACTCCGGAACAATGTGCCCAGGCCTGTGGAATGAGTGCTGAAGAGTGTAAGCAGTTCTGCGCCGATCACCAGGGTTGTGGTTTCACCAGGATCGACATCAAGGGGATGACCGGCAGCGGTTGCGAGCAGGCTGTTACCACTGCTCTCAGCAAAGTTGAAGGGGTCCAGAAGGTTCTCAAGGTTGATCATAAGGAAGGTTATGCTCTGGTCTGCACTATGATGGATAAAGTCAAGGGCGATAACCTGATCAAGGCGATTTCCGACAAGGGCTATACGGCGGAGATCATTCCGGCGGCAACCGGGACAACCGTTGACAATGCGGCGGTAAAGAGCGGTTGTGATCCCAAAACCTGTGCCGCCAGCGCCAAGGGAGGCTGCTGTGCGGGCAAGGGCTCGAAAAAGACTACCGATCCTCACTAA